In Puntigrus tetrazona isolate hp1 chromosome 7, ASM1883169v1, whole genome shotgun sequence, the following are encoded in one genomic region:
- the LOC122349640 gene encoding calcitonin-1-like isoform X1: protein MVMLKISAFLVAYALIICQMYSSNATPARPALESSPDRTTLTDYEARRLLHAIIKEFMQMTAEDMEQQSTEENSLGRPVSKRCSSLSTCVLGKLSQELHKLQTYPRTNVGAGTPGKKRSLEESDVLAGYGEALNRV, encoded by the exons ATGGTTATGTTGAAGATCTCCGCTTTCCTTGTTGCCTACGCTCTGATTATTTGCCAGATGTACAGCTCTAATGCAACTCCTGCCAG GCCTGCACTGGAATCATCACCAGATCGAACTACGCTTACCGACTACGAAGCGAGAAGATTGCTGCACGCAATCATCAAAGAATTCATGCAGATGACCGCGGAGGACATGGAGCAACAGTCGACTGAGGAAAACAG CTTGGGTAGACCCGTGTCCAAGCGCTGCTCCAGCCTCAGCACTTGTGTGCTGGGGAAACTGTCCCAGGAGCTGCACAAACTGCAGACATATCCACGCACCAATGTAGGAGCGGGTACGCCGGGCAAGAAGCGCAGCCTGGAAGAGAGTGATGTGTTGGCTGGATACGGAGAGGCGCTCAATCGTGTCTAA